The following coding sequences lie in one Heliomicrobium undosum genomic window:
- a CDS encoding vWA domain-containing protein translates to DTAKEEAELQRQMMESFLNAAKQAQQAADAAKAQEMKKKAQQAKRQAQKASQQAEKSQQQAEKLGAKLEALGKEAAQSASVIRAMKTAFGEEAAEQAETAQALIQYGLGPGEQKTMPPEKRMELAEILRGSKKLRKVSELAGRMKAMAAKKRRNRTHQPPTEVVDVEMGADLSRILPSELAQLRCPVTRMDFLRRFSEGQLMQRKLEGKETERKGPIIACVDSSGSMAENMGGHSREEWSKALCLALFDTARKQRRAFAAILFGSASQIVSFEFPKPKRAKPQDVLDMVTRFLSGGTNFERPLQEALNLLQRSAFKKGDVVFITDGQCSVSSDFLERFQKVKLEKEFHVIGVLIGSDASGGTLSLFSDQVATVVQGSDDEAVDIVLEL, encoded by the coding sequence CGATACGGCGAAGGAAGAGGCGGAACTGCAGCGTCAGATGATGGAGAGTTTCCTGAACGCCGCGAAGCAGGCCCAACAGGCAGCCGACGCGGCGAAAGCCCAGGAGATGAAGAAAAAGGCCCAGCAGGCGAAGCGGCAGGCCCAAAAGGCCAGCCAGCAAGCCGAGAAGAGTCAGCAGCAGGCTGAAAAACTGGGCGCGAAGCTGGAAGCCCTGGGCAAGGAGGCGGCGCAATCGGCCTCCGTGATCCGGGCCATGAAGACCGCCTTCGGAGAAGAGGCGGCGGAACAGGCGGAAACGGCGCAGGCGTTGATCCAGTACGGCCTGGGGCCGGGGGAACAAAAGACCATGCCGCCGGAAAAACGGATGGAGCTAGCAGAAATCCTCCGGGGTTCTAAAAAGCTCCGCAAGGTGTCGGAACTGGCAGGGCGCATGAAGGCCATGGCGGCCAAGAAGCGCCGGAACCGGACCCATCAGCCACCTACGGAGGTGGTCGATGTGGAAATGGGCGCCGACCTGTCCCGTATCCTGCCCTCGGAACTGGCGCAGCTTCGCTGTCCCGTTACCCGGATGGATTTTCTCCGGCGGTTCTCGGAAGGGCAGTTGATGCAGCGCAAGCTGGAGGGCAAGGAGACGGAAAGGAAGGGGCCCATCATCGCCTGCGTCGATTCTTCCGGTTCGATGGCCGAAAACATGGGCGGCCACAGCCGGGAGGAATGGTCCAAGGCGCTCTGCCTGGCGCTCTTCGATACCGCCCGGAAGCAGCGGCGCGCCTTCGCCGCCATCCTGTTTGGGTCAGCCTCGCAGATCGTTTCATTCGAGTTTCCCAAACCGAAGCGGGCGAAACCCCAGGATGTGCTGGACATGGTGACCCGCTTTCTGAGCGGCGGCACGAATTTTGAACGGCCCTTGCAGGAAGCGCTCAACCTGCTGCAGCGTTCCGCCTTCAAGAAGGGGGATGTCGTCTTCATTACGGACGGTCAGTGCAGCGTATCGTCTGACTTTCTGGAACGGTTTCAGAAGGTGAAATTGGAGAAGGAGTTTCACGTCATCGGCGTGCTGATCGGAAGCGATGCCTCCGGTGGAACCTTGAGCCTCTTTTCCGACCAGGTGGCGACCGTGGTCCAAGGGTCTGATGACGAGGCCGTGGATATCGTCCTGGAACT